From one Triticum aestivum cultivar Chinese Spring chromosome 4B, IWGSC CS RefSeq v2.1, whole genome shotgun sequence genomic stretch:
- the LOC123093582 gene encoding putative lipid-transfer protein DIR1 gives MADSRQALALMAILVVVAAALAVGAQAVCDMDNDDFMACQPAAAATTDPQPAPSEACCATLGKADLRCLCSYKNSPWLSLYNIDPKRAMELPAKCGLTTPPDC, from the coding sequence ATGGCCGACAGCAGACAGGCGCTGGCGCTGATggccatcctcgtcgtcgtcgctgcggCGCTCGCCGTGGGGGCGCAGGCGGTGTGCGACATGGACAACGACGACTTCATGGCGTgccagccggcggcggcggcgacgacggaccCACAGCCGGCGCCGTCGGAGGCGTGCTGCGCGACGCTGGGGAAGGCGGACCTGCGGTGCCTCTGCTCCTACAAGAACTCCCCCTGGCTCAGCCTCTACAACATCGACCCCAAGCGCGCCATGGAGCTGCCGGCCAAGTGCGGCCTCACCACGCCGCCCGACTGCTAA
- the LOC123093581 gene encoding cytochrome c-type biogenesis CcmH-like mitochondrial protein translates to MASAEDVKQRQVVEDRARNISHNVRCTECGSQSIEDSQADVAVLLRRLIRDEIKSGKSDKEIYKKLEEDFGETVLYAPKFDLQTAAIWLSPVIVGGVAAGVWAYQKHRQRTNVHIMALNLVRGVPLTPREKETMIDILTPPLPARRWWWPLK, encoded by the exons ATGGCTAGTGCGGAGGATGTGAAGCAGCGGCAGGTTGTTGAAGACCGTGCAAGAAATATTAGCCACAATGTACGGTGCACTGAGTGTGGCAGCCAGTCCATTGAAGATTCGCAAGCAGATGTTGCAGTTCTCCTTAGAAGG TTAATTCGTGATGAAATAAAATCTGGAAAGAGTGATAAGGAGATATACAAAAAACTAGAAGAAGACTTTGGAGAAACAGTTCTATATGCCCCTAAATTTGATCTTCAAACTGCTGCCATATGGTTATCACCG GTCATTGTGGGCGGCGTAGCAGCCGGTGTGTGGGCTTACCAAAAGCACAGGCAAAGGACCAACGTTCACATCATGGCTCTGAACCTCGTCCGAGGGGTTCCCCTGACTCCAAGGGAGAAGGAGACGATGATCGACATCCTCACGCCGCCCCTGCCGGCAAGGAGGTGGTGGTGGCCTCTCAAATGA